ATTATGCTATTGTCAATGCTTGGTTATTCATTTGTTGCAAGCATTTTATGGTTCGCTATTTGAAAGGGTATTCCAAATTAGGATGTGGCTGAGGCATCGTTGAAAATATTATGATAATATCTTATGAAGGAAGATCTACTTTATCATCTATGGCAATACCAAAAATTCGCGAAACATAATCTTAGAACCGTCCAAGGCGATGAACTTAGGGTGTTTTCCGCTGGACATTTGAACACTTTGGCTGGTCCTGACTTTGCTTACTCAAAAATTATGCTTAACGATGTCACATGGAGCGGCAGTGTGGAAATACATGTGAATTCTTCCGATTGGTACAGGCATAAGCATCACTTGGATGAAAATTATGAGAAGGTCATATTGCATGTGGTATGGAATAATGACAAGGAAGTGAAGCTTAGGGATGGAAGTTTGTTGCCGGTTTTAGAATTGAAAAACAGAGTGTACCCTGAAATTTTGGAGAAGTATGAAAAAATGATGGGTGACAACCATGACTTTACTTGTCGAAATCTAATCACGAAGGTTCCTGATATTAAGCTAGCCAATGCATTTGAATCCGCATTGAATGAACGGCTAAGGACTAAGGCGAGTAAAGTTTCGGAGGTTTACAAATCCACAAATCAATTTTGGGAAGAAACAGCTTTCAAAGTTATTTGCTCAGCTTTCGGATTTAAAGTGAATAGTGGAGGTTTTGGAATATTGGCAGAGCAATTAAGATATGATATTCTTCAAAAGAACAGGGATCAACGATTGAAAATCGAAGCGTTGTTTTTTGGTTTGTCGGGAATGATCAGAGAAAAGAACAAAGACGAATATTCAGAGACTATGAAGCGATATTTTAGTTTTTTGGATCATAAATACAGTCTTGGAGGGAGTATGATGTCTGAAAGAGACTGGAATTTTTTTGGGGCGAGGCCGGCTAATTTCCCAACACTGAGATTGGCCCAACTTGCAGGAGTTGTTTGCAAGTCTCAGCTTTTTTTCGATGCAATCTTGAATTCGGATTCACTTAAGGATTACTATGCTATTTTTGAGTTTGAAATTTCCGATTATTGGAAAAGCCATTATGACTTTGGCAAAAAGAAAAAATCAGCTACTTTTTCATTGAGCAAAGCGAGCAAGGAAAATTTGATCATAAATTCCGTCATTCCGATATTGGCCGCGTATGCCATGGAAAAAGATCAACATCAGTATTGGGAAAAAGCGATTGATCTTTTGTCTAGTTTGTCTCCTGAAAGAAATTCGATAACCAAGAAGTGGAATGCTATGGGGGTTGAGTTAGGCAGTGCTTTTGAAACACAAGCTTGTTTGGAGCAATACAAGCACCATTGTCTGGAGAAAAAGTGTCTTAGTTGTTCTGTCGGCTATCACCTTTTGCATAGTCATTCGTCGATTAAGGGTAATTTGTCGGAAGAAATTGTAAAGAACTAGCCTTTTCATTTTGTTTCTTTTATTTTTAAGCATTAACTCGTCTTGAGCGTAGCAGGACGAAGCAACTTGTCATTTTAATGAATAAGAATTTTGTAATTTATAGGTCTTCAGCAGGCTCGGGCAAGACATACACATTAGCCAAAGAGTATCTAGGCCAAGCATTGAGAAGCGAATATCATTTTAAGCATATATTAGCAGTTACCTTTACGAACAAAGCCACTCAAGAAATGAAAGAGAGGATTGTCTCTTTTTTGCATGAGATTTCAATTGGCGACCCTAGTGTTGGTGCGTTGACCGATGATTTAGCGGAGATGTTGCAGATATCGTCGCAAGAGGTTGTTGAGCGATCAGCTAAGGTTCTTACACGAATACTTCATAATTATTCTCATTTTTCAGTGCTTACGATTGATAGTTTTTTTCAGCAAGTGATTCGATCCTTTGCTAAAGAATTGGGGCTGCAGGGCGGGATTGCAATTGAGCTTGATCAAGATCAGGTATTGAATGAGGTTATTGATCGAGTGATTGAAGATGTTAATGATAACCCTAATTTGGCCAAATGGCTTAGGCTCTTTGCTGAGAAGAAAGTAGAGGAAGGAAAGAGTTGGGATATCAAGGATGCTGTGAAGTCGTTCTCATATGAGTTGTTCAGTGAAAAATTCAAGTCTCTGGAAGAGCAAGTGACAGAGATGAATGATACTCCGGATCAAGTGGATGAATTCCTGTCTACGTTGCAAAGAACTATTCGGGAGTTTGAGAAGAAAATGTCTCTTTTTGGCACTGAAGCGATGGATGTGTTGATGGATTTGGGTTTGACAGTTGATGATTTTCCATATAAAAAGTCCAGTTTTGCCAATTACTTTGTCAAGCTGAAAAATGGAGAAGAGTTTACGCCTGGAGCCAGGGCTTTGGCAGCTTTGGATGATTTGAACAAGTGGAAAACCAAATCCACTCCTGCGGGAAAAGCCAGTTTGATAGAAGACGCTTTTCATCAAGGTGCTAATGAAGCGTTAAGGAAAGCGGTGGACTATTACAACCAGCAACATAAAAGATATTATTCCGCATTGGAGGTGTTGAGGTATTTTTATTCGTTTGGTATACTGAGTGACATAATCAATAAGCTGCAAGAATACAGGCAGGAAAAAGACATTATGCTGATAAGCGATGCTTCCGATTTTCTTAAGCATATTATCAATGAAAATGACAGTCCTTTTATTTATGAAAAAACGGGGACAAAATTTTTTCATTTTTTTATCGATGAATTTCAGGATACATCGCGTTTTCAATGGGATAATTTTAGGCCATTGGTTGAAAATAGCCTGGCAGGAGAGGAGTATATTGGCAAGGATCCTTTGGAGGGAAACAAGAACCTTGTTCTCGGGGATGTTAAGCAATCTATTTACCGATGGAGAGGGGGAGATCAGACATTGCTCCAATTCGGGATTGAAAAGGATATTGGAAATGATTATACCAAAGTTGAGCATTTGGATACGAATTGGAGGAGTTTGAAAAATGTCATCGAATTCAATAATAGTGTTTTCAGCGTGGCACCGGAGTTATTGGTGAGTGAGATTGTTTCCAGCGCGGAGAATTTGGAAGAGCAAGAGAAGGAGATATTAGAAGGAAAAGCGTATGGCATCATTCAAGCGTATGCCGATGTAGCTCAGAAAGTGTCTCCCAAACATCAAAAAAACGAAAAAAAAGGATTTATCAGATCAGAGTTCGTGGAAGCGGAGCTTGACGATGATGGGAATAAAATCAAACCTAAAGAGGTGATCTTGAGCAGGCTTCCTAATCATATTGAGGCATTGCAAAAACAAGGCATTAAGGCTAGGGATATCGCTTTTTTGGTAAGGAATAAGCAGGATGGAGTATTGATAGCTGATTTCTTTTCACGCTACAAGCATGCTAACTCCCATTCGCTTTGCAATTTTGATGTGGTGTCTTCTGAGTCTCTTTATGTCAAAAATGCCTTGGTGGTAAGGATACTAGTTGGAGCGATGAAAGCTCTGCTTGATCTGGAGGATAATTTATCTTGGACAGCTTTGGCGCATGACTTTAAGGTGTTGAACAATGAGGTCAAGGTTTCTGACAATGAAATCTTCGAGGATAGAAAGAAATTGAAAGATGCGTTGCCAACGGCTTTTGTTTCCAAAGTGGATTATCTGTACAACTTCCCTATTTATGAATTGGTGGAATATTTGATACCAGTGTTCGGTCTGAATGAGCATACAGGAGAACGAGCCTATTTGCAAGCATTTGAGGATTTGGTGTTGGAGTATTTGGAAAGTAATGTGGGAGACGTTGGTAGCTTTGTAGAATGGTGGGATGATAAAGGCGTATCGAAATCCATTGCCATGTCTGATGAAATGGATGCCATGAGAATTTTGACGATCCATAAGTCTAAGGGCTTGCAGTATAAAGTTGTGATTATACCTTTTTGCGATTGGTCAATGGATCACAATACTACTTTCGACAATATTTTATGGACGCAATCGAATTATAAGCCTTTTGAAATGTTGCCTACTTTTCCTGTCAAGTATCAGAAAGGCTTGAAAGACACTTATTTCGCTTTGGAGTATTATGAAGAGCAAATCGGGGCTTTTTTGGATAACCTGAACTTGATGTATGTGGCTTTTACAAGAGCGGAGGAGTACTTGTTTACATTTTCTGAAAAGCCTAATTTGAAGAAAGGTGTTCCTATCGGAAATGTAGGCAAGCTATTGTACAAGTCTTTTGAGTATGCTACAGACGAAGAGTCAATGTTGAAAGATGGTTGGAAAGAAGAGTCTGGAGTTTATGAATACGGAAGTATTGACAAGGAAAAAGAGATCAGTTCAAAAGAAGATAATTCAGTGAAAATAAATCAATTCATCTCTTCGGATTGGAGGAAAAGACTCTCTATAAGCAGACAGGATGAATGTATTTTCAATCTGGATGATACAGAAAGGGTTGAGAAAATTAATTACGGTATACTGATACATGATATTCTGTCCAAGGTATTGACGCCTGACCAATTGGAGTCTGTCTTGGCCGATTACTTGGAGCAAGGAATTATCAATCCTGAAGACAAGGAAGTATTGAGGGAAAGGATAGAGCTTTTGTTTGCTAATCAACAGGTGAGAGATTGGTTTATTACGGATTGGAAGGTGAAAACGGAAGTGCCGATATTGCCAAAGTCGGGAGAATTGTCTCGATTGGACAGGGTGCTGACGAAGGGCAATGATGCGATTATTATAGATTTTAAGACTGGATTTCAAAAGAAAAAAGATATTAACCAGATCATTGCTTATAAAGCATTGCTTAAAGGCATGGGCTTTGAAAAAATTCAAGCATTCTTACTGTATTTGGAAGATATTTCAATTGTAGAGGTATAATATTGGTTAATGTGAATTGCTATGAATAGAATAGACAGGCTTTCTGCGATAATGACTATGCTTCAATCCAAAAAAGTCGTAAAGGCTAAGGAGATCGCCGAACGATTCGAGATTAGCCTTCGAACGGTTTATAGAGATATCAGGGCGCTTGAAGAGGGAGGAGTCCCTATTGGAGCGGAGGCTGGACTTGGCTACTATATTTCAGACGGTTATCATTTAGCTCCAGTGACATTTACCGGTGAAGAAGCGAGAGCTTTGCTTTTATCTCAAAAAGTTGCCAGTCACTTCACCGACGAATCATCTGTAAAGCATCAAACTACTGCTTTTGAGAAAATAAGGTCGGTGATGAAAACAGCTGATAAGGAAAAGGTTGAAACTTTGGAGAGTAGCATAGATATTCATTTCGGTTTTAAGAGAGTCGCTAAGCCATCCGCTTTTTTGGATCAAATCCAAGAAGCGATGTCGATGCGAAATAAAATGCAATTAAAGTATCAGGCAGCCTCGGAATCTTCTCCTTCTTTAAGAGAAATTGTTCCTCTGAGTTTATGTTATTATAGCAATTATTGGCATTTGATAGCTTTTTGTGAATTGAGGAATGATTACAGGGATTTTCGCACTGATAGAATTGTGGGGATACAGTCGCTTTCAAAATTATTTAACAAAGAAGCTTACAAGTCCATGGATGAATATTGGAAAGAAATCAGACAACGCTACTCTTTGTATGAGGTGGAGGTAGTTTTGGATAATAAAGGCGCTCCTTTTTTGAATTTGACTAAGCATTATTGGGGTTTTAAGGAAGAATCAATTGGTGAAGATGATGTAAGAATGAAATTCGTTATCGCTGATTATAGAGTTTTTTCCAAATGGTTGATTTCTTTTGGCGAGTATGTGCATAAGTTATATCCAGATGAATTGGAAAATGCCATGAACGAAGAAATACAGGCATTGCAATCAAAATTTTTGCAAAATAATTAATGAATAGAAATTGCTGTTGACATAGGGTTGTCACTAGATGTGAAGATTATTGGGTAATGAAAATAAAAAATCACTCAATTATGAAAAGTTCACAAGTGACAGAAACTCCCAAAAGCTATGAATTGGCATTGTTTAAATTAAATCAAAACGAAGTCAATACTTATCAAAAATCCTATTCTCAATTTTATAAGGATATATCATCCTTCAATGGATATGAAGAACTCCAAACGTATCAACAAGTCGACGATCATACGATATTTTTGGATTTTTGCGCATGGAAAAGTTTAGCTCATGCTGAAAGCGCCAGCGACAAAGTCAAAAAAGATGAAAGGTTCGCTCAATTGTTCTCATCGATTGAAAATGTGTTGATGTTTGAGCATTTGACTTTCAAAGAGAGCTTTGATTTCGCTCCTGAATCTCAAGGCGATCTGCTTGAGTTGCATGTATACAAAGTTGAAAATGAAAATAGAGATGCTTTGTATAGGGCTAGACATCAGTTTTTTTCTCAACTTGACAATGATAATGTCGGGTTATTGGGAATAGATTGTTTTGAATTGGATGGCACGGATGTCTTGGTAGATTTAGTCAGATGGGAGGATTTGTCCAAAGCACAATTAGCTCATATGAAGTATCATGGGCATGAGAAATTTAATAACATGTTTTCACTGATTCGTTCGTTTGAGCTTTTCAAGCAAATGGAAAAGCTTGATTTATCTCGAGAAACTTTCAGCCAACAAACAGAAGCTTATTATCAAGCGAATGACACTCCCGAAAAAGTAATGCGGGCTGCAAGAAATATGATTAGCATATTAGGGCAAAGCAGCTGGGAATCTGAAACCTTTGCTTCTTCAATTGCTGGCATATACCAGTTCGCCAAGTTGCTAAAAGTGGAAATGAGCTTGAAGAATCAAAATTTTGTCATGGCTCATCTGGAGGCTAAGTGGTGGGCTGAAGGTGGAAAGACTTTGGATAGTGTGAAACCTGATGAATGGTGTTGGAAATTAATGATTCCTGTGCCGGATTCTGTTGTGTTTTCAGATATTGATGAAATCAAATTGAATTATCAGACGCACTTTCCAACCTTTGATAGGATTGTCTTCGAAAGTGAAAAAGCTCATAATGAGGTTCGCATATTGCATAAAGGATCTTATATGCAGGAAAAAGATTCTATAGAAAAGATTTTTAATTTTATTGGCTCCAATGACTTAAAAGTGAACGGGGTGCATCATGAAATTTATTTAAACGATCCAAAAGTTGTAAAAGAAGAGGATTTGAGAACTATTATCAGCTACAATGTGGAATAGTTTTTAAGCGAACAATTTTGTTTAGATGAATTTATATTAATAACCTTAACTTAATGATATGTCATATTTAGAAAAGGCCACGCATTTATATCAAATGATTTATAGTGGCGAGTTATTGGATGCTTTCGAGAAGTACTACAGTGATAAGGTCGTTATGGTGGAATCGGATGGTAGTGTTTGTGAAGGAAAAGAGGCTAATCGCGAGCGTGAGAAGGAATTTATTGAAAGTGTTCAGTCTTTTGACGGAGGAGAGGTGCTATCATTGGCTTCCAATGAGCTGGCAGCTGTGACTATGGTGGAATCTACGATGTCCGTAACATTCAAAGGAGGTAAAAAAGTAGATATGCAACAAGTAGCAGTTCAGTATTGGGAAGGAGATTTGATTATCAAAGAAAGATTTTACTACAATAAATAGGTTATGTAGAAAGCTCTCAAGATGAGAGCTTTTGTTTTTCTGGATTGAAAGGAGGCAAAGTGAGGTTGAACAAGGAAAAACATGAGGAAAAAGGCGTGTCTCAGTATCGGAAAGGCATTTCTCAAGAGCCGATGCAATGCTTTAAATTAAAGAAGGGACAGAAAGAGGAGGACTCGCTGGAATTTTTTTCCATGAAAAAGTTCATGGGAGAGGAGGATGTCGATGGGCAATTGTACGATGCTTTGAATGTGCAGGATATGCAGGGTTTTATTCGAAAGCTGGAGGAGTTGGCCTCTTGGTCGCCTGAAGAAATGCATCTTTCCACCTTGCGTGAATTGGAAAAAGTAGGATCTGCCGACGATGATGAGGATATAGAACAAGCTTTGTCTGTTCTCAAGGAAAAGCAACAAGAAGTGCTTGAGAAGAAATTGGGAGCGGAAGAAGGATCCCGTGTTTTTAAAGTATTTCGGGAAAGGAATTTTCAGGAAATGTATGATCTTTTAGGTCAATTGGATAACGACTCTCTTGTAAAGATCGCTAAAGACGCACAAGTTACCGCCGAGCAAATGAAAAGCACGGCAAAGAGCATGACGGCTCAGGGCATGCATCCTTTGGATCGAAT
The Aureibacter tunicatorum DNA segment above includes these coding regions:
- a CDS encoding DUF2851 family protein, whose product is MKEDLLYHLWQYQKFAKHNLRTVQGDELRVFSAGHLNTLAGPDFAYSKIMLNDVTWSGSVEIHVNSSDWYRHKHHLDENYEKVILHVVWNNDKEVKLRDGSLLPVLELKNRVYPEILEKYEKMMGDNHDFTCRNLITKVPDIKLANAFESALNERLRTKASKVSEVYKSTNQFWEETAFKVICSAFGFKVNSGGFGILAEQLRYDILQKNRDQRLKIEALFFGLSGMIREKNKDEYSETMKRYFSFLDHKYSLGGSMMSERDWNFFGARPANFPTLRLAQLAGVVCKSQLFFDAILNSDSLKDYYAIFEFEISDYWKSHYDFGKKKKSATFSLSKASKENLIINSVIPILAAYAMEKDQHQYWEKAIDLLSSLSPERNSITKKWNAMGVELGSAFETQACLEQYKHHCLEKKCLSCSVGYHLLHSHSSIKGNLSEEIVKN
- a CDS encoding UvrD-helicase domain-containing protein; the protein is MNKNFVIYRSSAGSGKTYTLAKEYLGQALRSEYHFKHILAVTFTNKATQEMKERIVSFLHEISIGDPSVGALTDDLAEMLQISSQEVVERSAKVLTRILHNYSHFSVLTIDSFFQQVIRSFAKELGLQGGIAIELDQDQVLNEVIDRVIEDVNDNPNLAKWLRLFAEKKVEEGKSWDIKDAVKSFSYELFSEKFKSLEEQVTEMNDTPDQVDEFLSTLQRTIREFEKKMSLFGTEAMDVLMDLGLTVDDFPYKKSSFANYFVKLKNGEEFTPGARALAALDDLNKWKTKSTPAGKASLIEDAFHQGANEALRKAVDYYNQQHKRYYSALEVLRYFYSFGILSDIINKLQEYRQEKDIMLISDASDFLKHIINENDSPFIYEKTGTKFFHFFIDEFQDTSRFQWDNFRPLVENSLAGEEYIGKDPLEGNKNLVLGDVKQSIYRWRGGDQTLLQFGIEKDIGNDYTKVEHLDTNWRSLKNVIEFNNSVFSVAPELLVSEIVSSAENLEEQEKEILEGKAYGIIQAYADVAQKVSPKHQKNEKKGFIRSEFVEAELDDDGNKIKPKEVILSRLPNHIEALQKQGIKARDIAFLVRNKQDGVLIADFFSRYKHANSHSLCNFDVVSSESLYVKNALVVRILVGAMKALLDLEDNLSWTALAHDFKVLNNEVKVSDNEIFEDRKKLKDALPTAFVSKVDYLYNFPIYELVEYLIPVFGLNEHTGERAYLQAFEDLVLEYLESNVGDVGSFVEWWDDKGVSKSIAMSDEMDAMRILTIHKSKGLQYKVVIIPFCDWSMDHNTTFDNILWTQSNYKPFEMLPTFPVKYQKGLKDTYFALEYYEEQIGAFLDNLNLMYVAFTRAEEYLFTFSEKPNLKKGVPIGNVGKLLYKSFEYATDEESMLKDGWKEESGVYEYGSIDKEKEISSKEDNSVKINQFISSDWRKRLSISRQDECIFNLDDTERVEKINYGILIHDILSKVLTPDQLESVLADYLEQGIINPEDKEVLRERIELLFANQQVRDWFITDWKVKTEVPILPKSGELSRLDRVLTKGNDAIIIDFKTGFQKKKDINQIIAYKALLKGMGFEKIQAFLLYLEDISIVEV
- a CDS encoding YafY family protein, which gives rise to MNRIDRLSAIMTMLQSKKVVKAKEIAERFEISLRTVYRDIRALEEGGVPIGAEAGLGYYISDGYHLAPVTFTGEEARALLLSQKVASHFTDESSVKHQTTAFEKIRSVMKTADKEKVETLESSIDIHFGFKRVAKPSAFLDQIQEAMSMRNKMQLKYQAASESSPSLREIVPLSLCYYSNYWHLIAFCELRNDYRDFRTDRIVGIQSLSKLFNKEAYKSMDEYWKEIRQRYSLYEVEVVLDNKGAPFLNLTKHYWGFKEESIGEDDVRMKFVIADYRVFSKWLISFGEYVHKLYPDELENAMNEEIQALQSKFLQNN
- a CDS encoding GyrI-like domain-containing protein, giving the protein MKSSQVTETPKSYELALFKLNQNEVNTYQKSYSQFYKDISSFNGYEELQTYQQVDDHTIFLDFCAWKSLAHAESASDKVKKDERFAQLFSSIENVLMFEHLTFKESFDFAPESQGDLLELHVYKVENENRDALYRARHQFFSQLDNDNVGLLGIDCFELDGTDVLVDLVRWEDLSKAQLAHMKYHGHEKFNNMFSLIRSFELFKQMEKLDLSRETFSQQTEAYYQANDTPEKVMRAARNMISILGQSSWESETFASSIAGIYQFAKLLKVEMSLKNQNFVMAHLEAKWWAEGGKTLDSVKPDEWCWKLMIPVPDSVVFSDIDEIKLNYQTHFPTFDRIVFESEKAHNEVRILHKGSYMQEKDSIEKIFNFIGSNDLKVNGVHHEIYLNDPKVVKEEDLRTIISYNVE
- a CDS encoding SnoaL-like domain-containing protein; its protein translation is MSYLEKATHLYQMIYSGELLDAFEKYYSDKVVMVESDGSVCEGKEANREREKEFIESVQSFDGGEVLSLASNELAAVTMVESTMSVTFKGGKKVDMQQVAVQYWEGDLIIKERFYYNK